GGGGCGGAAGAATTCAAGGGTAAAAATATATTATTGGTGGATGACGTCATGACCACCGGCGCGACCGCGGGCGAGGTCAGCCGCGTCCTAAAACATTCCAATGCCAAAAGCATTTACGTCGCGGTGCTGGCGAGGTAAACCGCAATCCTTATTCCTCATGCCAGAGTAAAGCGATTCAGCTTTAGCCCCTTATTTATTAATATCAAACATATCTCTTATCCGAAGTATTTATTGCGGAAAGAATCATATCAATCTGAACCAAATAAACTTTGGAACGGCTAGAAATTTCGCACCCTGCCGGATAGTCTAAGTTACCCCCCTCTACCCATCCCCCCTATCCCCCCTTCCCTACCCCAATTCGGGGGGAGTAGAAAAACTGGAATAGGGGGTGCGACGGAAAGTGAATTTAGTCAAAATCGAAATGTCAAGGGGAGTTTTAGAAAAGTGTGGCGCATAACACAGGAAAATCAAGCCTTAGCAGGCATGGGAAGTACCTCGGACGTTCCTGAAATCCATTTTTCTTTAATGGGGTATACCGGCTCGCACCATGGAGCATAGTAGTTATTAAGATGGGGTCGGGTAGCTTTTAGAATGGAGTCTGGTAGCTCTTACCTATACGTATTATAGCTTTTAGGATGGGGTCAAGTAGCTTTTACCTATATGTATTATAGCCTTTAGGATGGGGTCAGGTAGCCTTTACCTATACGTATTATAGCCTTTAGGATGGGGTCAAGTAGCTTTTACCTATATGTAGTATAGCTTTTAGAGTGGGGTCAGGTAGCTTTTATAATGGAGTCTGGTAGCCTTTAGGGAGGAGTATACCCACCCCCTCCGGCTGAAACCGCATTTAATTGAGATATAAATCGATATATTGCTTTTCAGGGGAATTGGGTATTGGCTGATTTCCGGAAAAGTGCCCCTTAGATATCAGGAAAATCACCTAATTCTGCGTAATATTAATCTGGAGTCCCCGAATCCCATAGGGATGAGTGGGAAGCCTTAGCAGGCGTGGGAAGCGTCCCCCTTGTCGATGTTTTACTCCCGTCTTAATTCCGGCCATTCGGGACAGCCCTCTAAAGAGGGCGTCCGGATTATAATATTATTTTTGTTCCTCTTCTTTTTTCGTTGGAATATCATTCATAGCCTGCATTGTTTTTAATAAAGGTGCTACCATTTCCGTGAATGATTCAGGGGGCTTGCTTAAGTCCACCCCTTTTATATCAAGTTCTTGAAATACCTTCTTGGCTTGGGGCCAGACTATTGCGATGGCTTCTTTTTCCCGCCTCCGAAACGCCCGGTAGGCGGCTTCGTCAGCATCACGGGAGAATCGCATATATGAATATGCCGATAGTGCCAGGGCGATAATGCTTGCCGCAAACGCGGAAATCGTCAATGCCTTCATCTTTTCCTCCTTTTTGATAATTTGGGACACGTCCTATTTTTTATGATTCCCTGCGCAGTAAGCCAAAACCAGCCCTTCAAGCGTTAAATCGGGCATGATTTCATCTATCCCCTTAAAAGCACCCTTGATAAGTGCGGCATCACCGCCCGTGGCGATAACATAAGGTTTCTTTCCCAACTCCACGGTAATTCTTTCCACCAGATATTTCGTCATGCCCATCCACCCCAAATAAATTCCTGAATTCATGGCTTCTTCGGTATTCTTCCCGATAGCCTTTTTCGCCCTCTTCGGCTTAATCAACGGGAGAAGCGCGCAATCATTGTGCAACGCGCGCGCCATAGTCGCCAGCCCCGCCGCTATCGCTCCTCCCAGGAACTCTCCCCTGGCGGAAACGACATCAAATGTCACGGCTGTCCCGAAATCTATTACCAATGTGAGCTTCTTTTTCTTCTGATACGCCGCAAAGGCGTTGAGTAATCTATCTAAACCAACTTTCCCCGGCTCTTTTACCCGAACCGGCATGGGCACCTTAAAATCCCTGCCTGCCTTCAGGAGTTTCAGGCCGAATGACTTCTTCACCCATTGCGCCAGATACTTTTCCGCCTTTGGGTTAGTGGAGACCATCAAAGCCCGGTCAATCTTCGCGCGGGACAAAGCTTTAAGATGCTTGTTGCGTGATATCTTACCGGCATCCTTGGTAGAAATAATTCCCCTGCCGACCATTTTATTGTCTTTAAATACCGCGATATGGCAGTTGGTGTTGCCGAGACTGATGGTTAAGACTGTTAGGCCGTTAGGACCGTTAGTTCTGTTAGGGTTGTTCATAATGTTAAGACTGTTAATACAGTTAATCAGTTAAGACCGTTTATACCGTTAGTCAGCTAAGATAATTAAGATTTTTCTGCTTTTTGGTATTTTCTTAGATATCTTAAAAATCCGTCTATTAATTGCCTGCCTTTAACACATTCATCATATATCTGGTTAAATTCTTTATCGGTTATATATTTCTGGTCTAAGGCAACGTATAAACAACTCTGGACTTCCGAAGCCGAACGCCTTGAATAAGTAAGGAAACGGATAAACTCCCTGTTTGACTGGCTGGCAAAACCTTCGGCGATATTGGTCATGATTGAAATTGCGGCGCCGGTAATCTGGTCGCGCAACCTGTAATCAGAAGAAAACCTATCTCTCTTGGCTATAGCATAAACATTTTTCACAACAAGCCTTGCCTGTTTCCAGCACTCTAAATCTTCAAAACTGGTTATTTTCATAGCGTTCGTTGTTACTGTTATTACTGTTAAGACCGTTAATTCAGTTAAAGCCGTTAAAACTGTTAACGGTTCAAACCGCCCCAACTGTCTCAACTGACTTAACGGAACCAACCGTCCCAACGGGCTCAACGGTCTAAACGGTCTAAACAAGAATATCTTTTTTCTTCAGCACAATGAGCGACGGAACGGAGAATAAAATAATATAGCCTATCGGAACAAGGGCGCTTTTTGCCACCATGGGCAGCCACTTTTCGAGATATAACGAGGAGTTTTTAATCTCTCCCGTTCCAAATCCGAGGAGCTGGTCAAGCACGGAAAACGCCCAGCTGTCTCCGCTATACGCCTTGGCGAGAGAGGAAAGCTGGTCCAGGTAAAAGACGTCGTAATAGGAAAAGAAATATGTGCCGGCATTATCGAATATGGAAATGATGAAGTAATCCATGATGAGATAAATCAGAATCGCCGCGGCAATCGCCACGCCTACGTTTTCTACCAGCGTGGAAATCAAAAGCCCCAGGAAGATGGTCGTGATAAAGGGCAGGATGACCAGCAAAAATGTGTATATCGTGTAGCGAACCATGAGCGCCAGCTCGCCCTGTTCAAACGGGACATCGCCATAGGTGGGGTTGGTCACCTTGCTGAATCCGTAAACGATATCAAC
The sequence above is drawn from the Planctomycetota bacterium genome and encodes:
- a CDS encoding ABC transporter permease subunit, which codes for MFKRIIDLTGVELGKLMRQRIFYIALFLIILVVVFSIFWEVSWNAPSGKTSSGGGEVENLEETAKPVEASRPDGGFGPLTRACMNGFGLATIFILICASLSISSEMTTGTIRMMLIRPVRRSEFFISKAFALIIVAMMIVLLIELLSFVLVDIVYGFSKVTNPTYGDVPFEQGELALMVRYTIYTFLLVILPFITTIFLGLLISTLVENVGVAIAAAILIYLIMDYFIISIFDNAGTYFFSYYDVFYLDQLSSLAKAYSGDSWAFSVLDQLLGFGTGEIKNSSLYLEKWLPMVAKSALVPIGYIILFSVPSLIVLKKKDILV
- a CDS encoding four helix bundle protein, whose product is MKITSFEDLECWKQARLVVKNVYAIAKRDRFSSDYRLRDQITGAAISIMTNIAEGFASQSNREFIRFLTYSRRSASEVQSCLYVALDQKYITDKEFNQIYDECVKGRQLIDGFLRYLRKYQKAEKS
- a CDS encoding type III pantothenate kinase; this translates as MNNPNRTNGPNGLTVLTISLGNTNCHIAVFKDNKMVGRGIISTKDAGKISRNKHLKALSRAKIDRALMVSTNPKAEKYLAQWVKKSFGLKLLKAGRDFKVPMPVRVKEPGKVGLDRLLNAFAAYQKKKKLTLVIDFGTAVTFDVVSARGEFLGGAIAAGLATMARALHNDCALLPLIKPKRAKKAIGKNTEEAMNSGIYLGWMGMTKYLVERITVELGKKPYVIATGGDAALIKGAFKGIDEIMPDLTLEGLVLAYCAGNHKK